The Ananas comosus cultivar F153 linkage group 4, ASM154086v1, whole genome shotgun sequence region GTTAAAACTCTCGAGGTTCTGACGATTCGGAAATGCAAAAGTCTCGCAGCATTACCAAACGGATGGTGTCGGAATTTACTCTCCCTGAAATCTGTGATGATAGAAGATTGTCCCAATCTCACCTGTCCTCATGACCATTTGATCTCCGGACTCTCCATGTATGTTCATCAATTCGTCGAGGTACGTACGTGTAAATGAATAATTCTTTCCGCATTCGATCCAAGTTTTTAAGTTGaaagcttaattattttatattttcagctaaaaaattttgtattcttTGGACTCCTGGCTATGTCGTCTAATTTTTGAACAGGCCATAAAGAGAAATCTTGCCGCGCGGGCGAGGAGCATGCTCCACTTGACGGCGATGTTACTGCAAGTCGTGGTCGCCTGCGAGACACCCACAAGGGGACTGGGAATAAGCGTTCTGCTGTGTGCTTTGCTCGGTGCGCCGGCATCCGCATCGGAGCTCGAGGCTGCTGCTGCACTGCCGCCGTCGCTTAACGCTCTCAAGATAGCCGGCAGCCCTCGCCTCGTGCGGAGGCCGCTGCTCGTCGAGCTGCAATCCCGCCCGTCTCTCTCGTCCACCGTCGTCGGGGAATTCTCCGACGTCGCCTCCTGCGTGCAGGCGGCGCTCCGGCACCTGACCGCCTTGCAGTCTTTGCGCATTTCGTTCTGCGAcgtcgccaccgccgccgcccgctcGCCCTTCTCGGTCTCCCTGGAGTACAATACCAGCCCGCCTAGCTACGATGGCGGCGCCGCTTCTTCTAGAGCTGTCGTCACCGTCGGCAAAGTGGACCGCCGGCGGGGCAGCGCAATCTCGGACCCCACCGCCCGACTCATCGCGCCGCGCCAGCTCAAATATCTCAAGATTCTGGAGCTGGCCGGCTGCCCGGACCTGCGGTCGTTCCCCAGCGACAGGAGGCAGCTGGATCACCTGACGTCTCTCGAGGACGTGACTGTTGCCGACTGCGGCGAGCTTCGGTCCGTGCACCTCGGAGCTTTCGGCGGCAGCACCCTCAAGAGGTTCACGATTCGGGACTGCGACAAGCTTACGACTTTCGCCGTCGAAGATCACGGCCGGCCTCCGCGGAGACCCGCCGCCCTGCAACGGTTAGTCCTGCAGGGCTGCGCCAGACTTTCGCGCCTGCCGCCGAACTTACGAAGCCTCGAATCGTTGGAGGTACTGCATATAGCGAATTGCCCGCAGTTGCGCCGCCTGCCGGACGACGACGACCTCCCCGTCTCGTTGAAAGAATTGCTAGTCCGGTGATCCTTGCCTGCGGGCACAAATAGGGATGTCAAAATTGGCTTGAAAGTAatacattcatatatatatatatatatatattatatatatatatataatatataatatatatatatatattttcaaccaaacataatctaaattaaatctaaataaaccATAAGGCCAAGCTGGGATTGTCCTTGTTTTTCACTCTTTTAGTTTTTTACGAACTAAAGAAGAAATGAAAATtactttcaactttttttttttttttttttaatattcttataccccaaaatatatatacagaatTTACATCCCATCTTTAAATGTAAAAAAGGAGTAATCAGCTGTGACACGTTcacataaaaaaattcttttgtataatatttagcggGAAAATTGAAAAACTCAACATGAGGGAGGAGAAAGAAATTTAGAATTGATAAAAACTTAAATacttttagtaaaaataaaaaaaagtttgaagtTGACGTGAAAATAGAATAGTAATGATATTGAGATGGAGTCGGTGTAAAATATACAATCGATCTACTTTGGAGCGTACATGTaacaatacttttttttaatgtcttaattatatcatattatattgtgcttttgtattttcatttaccacattatatatatatatatatatatatattaaaaaaaattattatagtattaaattttatcaatttttacactgtattttaaaatatattttatttttctatcctaTGTCTTTTTTTCATTGATGTCactaaattatttcttttttgtcaATCTTTACATTGCATTTAACAAGTCAATTATTTTAGATGAAATTTAATGACTTTATTAAGAGGCATTAATTAAATAGTAGGAAAATTGTAAAATGAATCTTCATAATAGACTGAATGAAGATTTTTGTCagattatttttaactattttttgttatcttttatttatttattttattgtttttgttaAAATAAGTTGAATATATGTTTTATCACTTTTAATGAAgcattttttaacctttttatctaaatagatttattacttattttataGGGATCGAAATAATCTGGGACGAAACCAGAAATTAAGATTCGGGGAGGTCAAGATTtagatttgatagaaaaaaaaatttgaccttggatagtaagaaaaaaagTTTATCAGATTCACTAATTAGTTattactagcaataataatgccAATATACTTAAAGAGAAATAAGACTgtaagagttgaaaaaaaatgaccaaaaaatttgaaaaaaaattgagacataaattttattaaaaaaattaatttggtcccctaaaattaaaatttataatattttaatttttattataaaagacTTTTaggtaattttaaaaaatttagggtGAGGGGCATGGCTACTGTGGGCCCTCAATGGCTCCGCCCCGGAAATAATAGAGTTGTGcatttgaggaaaaaaataatacactgtaaaaaataaatttttttgtaaacgCAGTGCAATATAGTACTAATCaagccttcttttttttatgaataaattatgccaatttgtataaaaaattcatcagTTTTaagattttgtaaaaataagttGCCTTTTTAGATTTTGCATACTTGatccgaatttttaataaactgactaaaatactcttattactctttctctctctctcacttttttTCACACTCATCTTTTTTCATGCGATTCGTCTTTTTCCTCTTCAccgtttctttctctttttctcctctcACTTCCTTGCTCCGCGACCCTCGGCAATGGTAATAAGGATAGCGCcatcttctcttccttctcctccatcTCCACCGGTGCCAGTCCCGGCGTCTGAAGAGAAGGACTCGAAGCGGCCGCGGATGAGGACAGAGCGGACGGAGACGATGAGGTCGTGGTTGAGGCGGTGCTCGCTATCCCCGTAAGGGTGAGGACGATGATGCATTTGCGCTTCTCCAATGAGcgaaatagatataaaaaataaaaaataataataataaaaaataaaaagaaaaaataaagcaaaattatatattttttttgaaagatcaTTATATATCATCGTTACTACAGAAAAGACCAAGAAATATAAAGGAAAGAAGAAGTGGAAGTTGAACTGTTGAAATAAAGTTGCACgctgtttcaaaaaaaattacaccgTTTGAGATGAACGTTATACTTTTTTGAGatcaaaattatactatttgagacGAAAATTGCACTGACAGTTGTACTCTTTGTTCTAATAatgcaaattaatatttaacaatGGTATGGTATTACCTATGACGTCTAAATCTATAAACATAATGAAAGCCCAGTTTTTTAACACATGGCAGAAAAAGGGGCCGGGTAGGAGTTATGAGGGGTGGGCTCCAGCCGGCTGAGGTGGGCCCATacctcttttatatatttttttattttttattttttattttttcttttctattgatTTTGAGgggctaatttttttaaaatctattaatttttctctctcattatgaaaatttaaaatatatacatatttttaaatagtttagattatatgtattaaatatcaattttaattttataatattaattatttaaatataaattgtagaataaaaaataaaagagcgaTGGAtgaagtttaaattaattacttatttaatatatttagttgcaaaaattgaatgaagtactaattaaatttattgtaaacgacacattcaaattttgaagtcaatgTATTATTAAGTGACTTAAACTTAATATATAAAGAGGTTagatactaaaaattaaatttttaaaggttggatagctaattcaaaataattcgtACTTTAGAAAAGTTCTGTAcgtttttactttaattttaatataaaacttaaataccatatttatagtttgatgaacgataaattttacttttaaaatattttgaaatatccaAAATGTGATTGgttgacttttaattttaacaagtaggcattctaaaatttattaaatattttaatatattcttttctcaaataaaattactaaataaataaacccGATCGATGCTCAATTTTATCTTTGTTTGGATTAAAATTAacatataaagagaaaaaattgcacttttgatccttaaactataaaatacagAACACTTTAGTCCTCGAATTTTAatggattatattttttttgctgaaaGTATGAGATACGTAAagttttagttctcaaactttaatgaGTTGCAATTTCAAACTCAAGCTATTGCAATTATAAATATggcttattaattttataattttttttttacttcttatattttaattctcatATTTTACTGTAGTAATtaccttatatttttattctcatatttaactgctgtattttaatatttttttagcatGAGGTGGCACAAATCTAATTAAATCTCAATTGTTTTTGTGTTGAAAACTCCAGAGTTTGCATGTTTGGCACAAATCTAATAAAATCCAGAGTATGCATATGTGGCACAAATCTAATGAAATCCAATTTTGTGCATGATGTGGCACACACGCGTTAATTTGGCTAAGGGCTTCTCTGTTGCCTCAGCGGTTCCATTAATTAGCCCACTCCACCGCAACGCCTTGCACTTAATGTGCATCCTCCCTGTCGCCATGCTATCGTCAACGCGTCGCCGGTGAAGCTTCTCCATTCTTTCCGTCTACCGTACGGCTCGCCTACCGCCCACCTCCCAAGCAACGCATTGGCACTCTATCCTTCGTCGTGCTCCCTTTTGTACAGGTCTTTCCCCGTTCGCTGTCCGATCACTGTCTCATCATGTTGCACGTTCGCGCCACGTTCACCGGCGTTCTACAGATCTAGAGGAGGCGGGCGTCCAGCTTGCTGCCTTCCACCCATGTGGCTATATAAAGGCACTTGGACTTCGATGCCCCAACAACGCTGGCCTTCGATGCCCTACCAACGCTGGCCCTAATACCCTTCGACGGTGGTACATACTGTCTCCcccctttatttttttcctttttcttttagcttttctcctcctcttttcctTTGTTTGCTCTGTTGCAGGTGGCGAGCGTGGAGGCGCGGGCAGGGGCGCGACGGGCGGGAGCGGGGGCAGTGCGAAGCCGGCGCGTGGGCTGAGGCGGAGCTGGCGCGGCAGAGGCGGCGCGTGCTGGGGGTGGGGCGACTGGGCGCAGCGCGCGGGCGCGGTGACGGCGGACGGCGCGGGATCGATCGCGCGATGCCGCGACGAGGCGGGGGGCAGAGGTCGAGCAGGCGTGGCGGTGAGCGGGGCCACGGGCGGGGGCGCGGGCAGCCGGGCCCAACGTGGCGGCGAGAGGAgcgggagaggagagggagagagaaggagaggagagggtgcGGCCAGCACGAGGGGAGAAGAGGGAGATgagatggattttttttttgtcttttttttttatctctttaattttttctctttaatattttatatatttgtttcttttaatatagataaaaaaaattataattttttcatttaatctaaatttttatttatttttataaaattaaaatatataaataatttttaaataaagttaaattatttgctattaaataataatttaattaagctgagtaaaaaattattaaaaatatataaaaaagaagaaagaaaatttaaaatgaaacatgaaaaagtaaaaataaaaataaaaattaaaggataAGATAGATAAAACGAGAAAATTGAGCAAAAATGAGAACAATAaatcatttttctaaaaataatataataataataataatttctctctctcatcttaattttttccttatttattatttttttaaattcaatcagGATTCAGTGCGGGTGGGACTGACAGtcgggagagagagggagggttttttttttcctctctgatttcaatttttttttcctctgatttcaaattttttttgttcatcgTACATAGAAGTATTTtgtactataaaaatttaaatataaataaattttaaatagttatattatttgtataaatataaattttaaattttacaatattgAGCATTTAGATATAGCTAgattatacattaaaaaaaagaaaattgatagagtttaaattaattttatattttataaaattaattgtcTGAAGAATTGttcaaaatatcgttgacttGCTCAAATCTAACATTATAAAGAGTTGgactaaaaaaattgaaagatttggATTTAGTCGACTCCCCTTcctatcttaaaataaaaatataggacGAATAACACTTTAATCCCCACATTTTAATGTATTATGATTTAAATAATGAggtatgttatatttttattctcaaattttactgagttgtttatttttcgattgtttatattatataattttttaactctttgttttgttatttttaaatttatttatttatttatttctatgaaGTCGttccgccgcaacgcgcgggtccttcactagtattatttgaagccttggaagcCTTCCACTGTGACATCCACATCGACAACGAGGAGTCATCTATGTAAGAAAGGCCGCAAAAAGAAATCCGACTCGTCGAAGAGATCAACGAGGCGGCAGCGCTCGGACGCGCGCGCAATTGAGCACCCGGAGAAGCTCCTCGGCCTTGGTGCAGCCCAGATGCGCGTGCCGTTGAGCACTCGGAGCAGCACTCGGCTTTGGCCTTTCCCCTCGCGTTCACACCACTGTCCCCGTCTTCCGCTAGCTCCCTTACGAAAGaaggaataaaatataaataaaattttttattaaaagatcATTATGTATCATTGTCGgtacaaaaaagataaaaaattagagaagaaaaaaaaagatgatgaaatttaCTGTtaggtgcgtttggttcgcactatcttttaaagattcctagtaattcaatgggaataaaaaaatatgacggtgtttggcaaaacgcactaagtaatctagttggtaatattggattcaaaTGGGAATAAGATACACCcaaaagtactaatctcattctcttgagggagggtgggtatcctgatattaatggattggggtaatcataatatgtctaatctctttgctaattgatattatttttctttacgctctaaccttatatctctctctaaacttatttttttctctaaaattcagcttttttttctctctctaaactaagctttctctctctctctctttctaaaattttaactttctcactctctctaatttcgactatatttttctttctatttttttaattatactctctctctctaacttatactctctctccctttttttttaaaagaggttgaaatttttggtaacattatctaaaattaaataaataaataaattaattaattatatattttttgtaatattaaataacatggctaattaatattaccgtgtaAACCAAACACatgaattccacattcttagtaatatgATGAATAgtaataagattctcggatatcttttattcctagtaatctttcataatgcgaaccaaacgcacccttaagaTAAAGTTGTCCagcttcagaaaaaaaaattacactgtttgaAAAGAATATTGCACTTTTTAAGACGaatattacatttttaaaatgaaagttactTTCTTTGGATGAAAGTTGTAcactttattttaataatgcaaattaacatttaacaataATGTGGCGCCCCTATCCCCTTTTGAGGAGAATATTGTATTTTTTAAGAcgaatattatatttttaaaatgaaagttactctctttggatgaaaattgtacactttattttaataatgcaaattaacatttaacaataATGTGGGGCCCCCATCCCCCGGGCCACTATCCGGTCAATCAAGGACACGCTCAAGGTggaggcagcggcggcggcccaagCGGGAGGCGGAAGGCTAAGGCCGAGGAGCTTTTCCGGGCGCTTGATGGCGCATGTGTGTCTGTGCACCGCCGCCTCGTTGATCTCTTCAACGAGTCGGATTTTTTTTCATTGCAGCCAACGACTTCCTCGTCCATGTTGATGTCGTAGTCGATGgcttccaaggcttcaaataaTGTTTAGTTGCAATACACTATTATTAAATGTTTATTTACATTATTAGAACaaagaatgtaattttttttcaatgtgAGCAACTTTtactcaaagagtgcaacttttgcCTTAACAAGTATAACGTTTGTTTCAAATAgtgtacttttttttaaaaaaagtgcaACTATATCTTAATAGTGTAATtacatcttctttttcttttttctctattttttggcATTCATTTAGCAGTGATGATATAtaatgatttttcaaaaaaaaaataattattctttattttttttatttttatttttttatactctgcattttttttccctccttggAGAAGCGCGAATGCGTCTTCGTCCTTCCTTTCATGAGCAACAGCGAGCACTGCCTCGGTCACGACTTATCACCTTTGTCTGCTCTGTCCTCACCTGTGCCtactcctccttctcctcctccttctcctcctccaacgTCGGTGGAGAAAGAGGAGGTTGCGCCGTTCTCGTTACCGTCACCGAGGGCCGCAGAGCACGAGAgtaggaagaaaaagagataaaaaaatggcgagaaagaagaagacgaaaCATACAGAAAAAGACGAGtgtgaagaagaaagagagaaagagaactaaaagtattttttggtcagtttattaaaaattcgaactaaatctgaaaaatcaaaaaagacggtctatttttgtaaaattataaaattgatgatttttttatgcaaattggccgatAAATTTCACACGATTGGATACATCAgcagataaattttttaaaagtgttttttATGATTCGTTAGCTGCAATACATTACAATTAGAGCAGAGATgattgcttaaaaaaaaaaaaattcaagaagcaaacaaattatttttttttcacaaataaataTCTTGGACATAAgaattaagggcttgtttggttcaagagtGGAATTGAAATGGATACTGGAATGAGAATGAGTTGGAATGGCAATTGGATTCCCCCACTCTCCTAACACGTTTGTTTTATTTCTGGattggaaatcggaatgaattATTCCTATTTCACTGTTTGGTtgatacaaagtaaaaaaaaaaagaataatataatactaattttacttttaaatataattttataaaactatctaaaatttattaaaaaaaattaatactactCTCAAGTTAGAGCTAtgccaaaaaaaattgaatttattttaaaaatttttatgcaagaaattacaaaaaaaataccattttttttaataatgagaaaagagagaaaagatcGGTATAGGGAGAGAAAGGATGGATAAGATGGAGAAATGTTGGGCTGGGCTTGACGAAGAGGTGAGTGGTTTCCAAACCCGGATTGAAACTTCAATCCAGGCTTGGAGACCGGAATCAATTTGTAAGCTAATGGACCATTTCCATTCCGGATCGAAATGGGAGTCTCAAACCGATTcttgtgaaccaaacaaaattagtgGGATTTGATCAAACTGATTTCCATTCCGGATCCAAAAtgtacgaaccaaacatgccttaAATGTTAATCGAATCTCCCAAAATGATTCCCATTCGGAGGGTGAGGGAGTCAACTTTGATTTCAGAAGAGATTGAAAAAAgaactcttttattttttactaacaattatttaaatttaaatattaatcaatgtttaattttagaataaattataattttgattaaaatttgaattatgaaatttaattttaattttaaatttcttaagTTTAATCtagttttgatatttgaatttagttgaaaatttaggttttgagtttgaattaaaatttgaatggtatattcaaattttaagttcaaatgtGAGTTCAAAgttggattcaaatttcaattacGAACTTAGATAGTAAATTTGAAgtctaattaaaaattaattttgttgaattttaatttgaatgtgATTTCAATTGCGATTCATCTCATGAGCCAAACAAATTAGAAGTTTTCATTATTCTGTTTTCGATTTCAATTCATTTTCATTCTGAttccattttaatttttattttgaaccaaacacagtcTAAAAGTACAGACAAGTGTTATATCTTCACAAAACACCAAAATAATTAAGTGCAAATTATTTGCCAGTAAAATGCTACATTTAATCACACTATGCCATATAAAATGTGGTACTTTACTATCATGCGATTTACGAATAATAGTAATTTGCTACTTTACTAAATGACAAATTCTTATggtgaaatagaaataaaaatgataagCTCACAGAATAGTGTGAGGTCAAACCTACCGGATGCTCCTCGAATCCTTTCATTCCttcaaacgaagttg contains the following coding sequences:
- the LOC109709101 gene encoding uncharacterized protein LOC109709101; its protein translation is MVIRIAPSSLPSPPSPPVPVPASEEKDSKRPRMRTERTETMRSWLRRCSLSPWRAWRRGQGRDGRERGQCEAGAWAEAELARQRRRVLGVGRLGAARGRGDGGRRGIDRAMPRRGGGQRSSRRGGERGHGRGRGQPGPTWRREERERRGREKERRGCGQHEGRRGR